The Zonotrichia albicollis isolate bZonAlb1 chromosome 23, bZonAlb1.hap1, whole genome shotgun sequence genome contains the following window.
AAGGAGAGGGAGGCAGTGTGATGGACAGAAGTCACCTGAGGGCAGCCAGACAGCCCATGCAAGGTCAAAGAGCCACACAAGAAAGATCTTGTTTGGGCAGGGGTCAgtaaaaaatggaaagaaggaAGTGTCTGATCTACTTTTGAGGAGCTGCAAAGCTCCTGGTGATAAATGGCACAGAGAAGAGAGTTTGGGTCTGAAATTTTCTGCTTGGAAGAAAAGAGCCAGGGAGAAAAGAGGGTGGGTGAACCACCACTGGGAAGGCTGGTCTAGAAAACCATAAATGTCCTTTTTATCCTGCTACAGATCTGGTATATTTCCAAGACGAAGATGAAGATCATGTAGTTGAGGACAGGCAAGGTTATGCGGATGATGGTAAGGAATGTATTTTAATGCTTTCACATGCACAACATTTGGCTGCTTTGGGTAAGATGGAATCTGCCAGCATAAAACAAACCACCAGGAGAGATGGATTTTCATCTTCCCTGAGATACCACAACTGCCCAAATTCCATATTGCTTCAGAAACACTCAGAGAAGTGTTTCAAACCCAGGTTTAGAGCTGCCTGTCCACTCCTAGAACTCAAGTGACAGATTTGGACTCATTCTAGTTTGTACATCCCTCGGCAGAAAAATTAGAAGAAGTGAGGACAGAAGTTAAAAAGTCCTGCCGAATTTTCTCTAAGTTGTCTCCTGACCTGCTGCTCATCATCTTAAACACCATCAAAGCTGTGATGACAGATGAAAACCTCCTTCAAGAGCTCAGCCAGAAAGTAAGTGAAGATTTTACTGACACAATTTATAAACACAGACACATCCAcaccactcctcctgtcccacaAGTCACCTGCCCTGGGCCACAACTGCCCATCCAAAATTCCCTctctcagcacagctccctgctcaggacaagcagcagcctctgccctctAATCCTgacattttatttccttgttcCCCACAGATGGAAGAAGTTCTTGAGGAAAATGATGGTTATGAGCTGAAAACCGAGAGCCCAGACTTAAAAGAACTGTTCAGCACCTTGCAGCAATCCCCAAGACATCGTCTCCTTCAGCTGGCAGAAGGAATCACCTACGTCCTTGATGCTTTGCAGGGTGAGGCTTTGGGGCTTCAGGAGGGAAATCAAGACAGGGATGACTCCCACTCCTGCCATTCTCTCATTCCTTCCTCTCatactcctcctcctcttcaagGGGAATCAACATCAAAGTGCCatggaggggagaggagagaaacCCCCTCTGCATccagccagggctccctgctccctcaaAGTCTGGCCACAGCTTCCTCCCAAGGGCCAGCCcacatctctgctctgctcaccaGCAACACGACCCAGGCCAATGGCTGCAGCTGTGTCTGGGACAGctgggttggattttgggaaaggttCCTATCCCTGAGGGGGCTCAGGCACTGAACAGACTCCCCAGGCAATGctcacagccccaaggctgacacagctccagcagggcttggacaacactctcagcacagggtgggattgttggggtgtctgtgcagggataGGAGTTGCACATCAGTTATCCTTCTGGGTGCCTTCCAACTCCATAATCCACATGGGATATTGTGGGTAACATCCAGATCACTCTCACAGGGAGCCTGCACAAGTAATTTCTATTAAAACACTCAAAGAACCTTTGACCAAACAAACATTTCCTACAAGAAATGATCACCCTTCCCATCCTCTTCACTCTTTCCCATCCTGCTCACCAGTCCAGCCCACCACTAAGCTTGGTGCAATATTTCAGATACAAACCCAGTTTATTTCTACAGAGTTAATGgagcatcagctgctgctgctgctggaatccTTGGAAAGGAAGATCGTGTCCCAACAGCTGAAACTGGTGAGAACACACATCACATTTGGCTCCTTTCAAGGGAGCCCAGACTATTGCAATTATAGCAACATCTCCATAGTGTCACAACCTGACTACTGattaaaataatgattttgcttttttattgtcaTTTAAAGGTTGAAAACCTACTGAAACATGACCTGGAATATGAGATGGAGCCTTTTTCTGtgaaggccaggctgctctctTTCCAACACGAGGAGGACCAGAAGTTAACCATTGCCCTGATGGAGCTGAGTGGAGTGCACCTCCAGGAAGATGGATCAGCTTTCCCTAGGGATCAACCCTTTGAGTCCGTGGCAGCCCTGTTTGCGGCCCTGTATGCCCTCAAACTCCTGAGTGGTTCCAAGTAGGAGGCAtctggccctgcccagggaaCCTTTCCACAAGATGTTGGGAAATCTCTGCTGACAAGAAAATTTTCTCTCCCAATATCACCCTAGTTAATAATCAAGGTTGTTTTGGCTGGCAAAAGCAAATAATAGCTAGAATATTCAATATGGATGCTAAAGGCTGGATATCAAAGTGgatttgtctgtctgtctcccCAAGAATACtcagggaaaacaggaaaatccaCAAGCCCAAAGAATCACAGGTCTGGCACCACTGCTTCATGTAATCCTGCTTCCCTcagaatgctgctgctgctgcttctgcagtctgcagatgggaaagggaagggcaaagggaatggaaaggaaaagggcggaaaggaaaaggaaacaaaagccaaaagaaacaTCAGCAGTGGTTCACTTCCTCTGGTCCCTCTGTGTTTCAGCATGGGATCCATGAACTGCTGGTGTCAGGAAGATGGGGAAATCCCAGAGGTTTCACTGACACCTCCCTGGTTCCATCTCCCTGAGATGCTTGAGGGACACAGGCAGCACTTCAGAGCAATACTACAATACTCCCATTATCACTTTATCAATAAAGAGCAGCTTCTTGCTAAGCAACTTGGTGGTCTCAAAGGCTGTTTCTTAATTTGGTGTCTTTTCTGTCCCATGGCACACCTGACAACCTCAGGATTGAGGCTGTACCAGAAATAAGGGCCCTTGATGTGGACACAGCAGTCTCATGTAGAGAACTTTCTAAAATAAAGtgtgaatatttttattactcATTCTAACACAGTTCCAATGGACACTAATAAAAGTGAAGTATTCAGGTAAAAAACTCTTGCTTGAGTCCTGGAATCATCACATGGATGGCTTTTGCTGTCAAACAAGCATGGCAATGTACCCAGGAGACATGGAATGGCTcgggttggaaggcaccttaaTGCTAAAGGCATGGTGATTTCTTTGAGCACCTTGTCACTACTAAGGTGTTGCATGACCCACCTGAATGGCTGATGAGGGTAGTAATGTGGGCTGGCTTGCCCTCTGGCGACAagccccaacagcaaaatcacacagaaacaccgCTGATGCCTGGGTCTCACCCATGCGGGTCTCTCAGGCGCTGTTTGGTGGCTTGGTGGTCTGTCACTTTCCTCTGGAACGGGGATGTACGCCTCACGAGGACGCCCCATGAGcatgtcctgtaaacagaaactcGCAACTCTCGTCAGTCTCATTCTGCTCATTGTGAAGGTCAGGCTTGATTGACTTAAGTGGACACCACCTGATTTTGCCgtcctttttgacagctgcatACCTTCTCCCCGTGAgcatcagcctccagccccgttcccattcGCCCAGCTCATTTCTAATTACAACCTGCGGGCCCTCCTCTAGCGCTCGGGTGGCCCAGTGCTTTTGAATGGGACTGTTTGTTTCATCTCCCCTAGGGAACTGATTCAGTGCTAGCAATGCGGTTGCCAGCATACGTGCCTGATCTCCTGGGGGAATGGAATTGGCAAAGCCTTCTGCTTTCGCCAACACTTCTAGCTTGGTTTTCAGGGTCTGGTTTGCTCTCTCCACTATGGCCTGCCCGGTACTGTTATACGGGATACCTTGCACTAATGTGATGCCCCATTTTGAGGCGAATTCTTGCactggtttggaggtgaaattggaACCGTTGTCAGTTTTGATCTGCTTGGGGATACCGAGCCAagccatggctgtcagccagtgctgaattgtggccttggagttagttttggggtgctgtgtggctGTGATCGTTCCGCTATAAGtgtccactgtcactgcaagccaTGCTCGGGGCTTCAGCAGTTGACACAAGGTGAAGTCCCGACtgccagatctctgaaggcttgagacctcTCGGGTTGACCCCACAGGTCCATAGGGGTGACTTCTGGCAATGAGGGCAGGTGGCTACCACGTGTTTTGCGTCCGCTGTCGGGATCCCGCCTCTCTTTGCCAGTGCTTTGGCTCCGATGTGGAGCGACTTGTGCAGCTGACGAGCTTCCTGCAACGTCCATACGCCTTTTGCTGCGGCGTCCGCTTTGTCGTTGCCGGTCTGGAAGTAACCTTTGACTGGGTTGTGGCTGTTGATGTGAATGACTGACACGGTGCCCTGTCGCAAGGAGAGCgcttcttccagcattagggcTGCTGCATGTTCCAGGTGGGAGGAGGCTGGATACGGCCCGGCtgccccctccctctcccatttCCCTGAGGCCTGGATCTGTATTCCTTAGCTAAATGCCCCTTCCTTCCACATGCCCAGCATGGTCCCCTAAGTCCCCTCTAGCgtgatggagcagctgctgatagGCGTCTTGGCTGGGGGCAGTTTACTGCCAAgtggcctgcctggccacactCAAGGCATCAAGCTGGTTATTGCAGTGTGGactgctgcttggatgggaACTAGGTGTTCTTCCTTTGCAACATGTCTGATCATGGCAGCTATATTAGACCCCTGAGGCAGTGACCTTAAAATGTCCTTGGTGGCTGAGTTGCATTGCTGGCATAGGCACTCCGCCGGCACAGGACCCTTCACCTCTGAAGGTAATGCAGAGGAATCTAATGCTGCCTGAAGACGGTCCAAAAACTGAGTGAAGCTCTCACTCTCACTCTGTTTTATACTTGACCATGGGGAGGGTTTGGCTATTACTTGGGAAGAAACACGGATGGCTTCTCGGGCAGCACGGGTTGTTGTCATAACCTCATGGGCCCGCAAGCCCTCTGCCTGCGCCTGGGGGATGATCATAGTGGGGTCTGTTCCCATTAACCTCTGTATGCTGGAGCCATGCAGTGGATGGTCAGCACCCGTTACCTGGGCTAGCTGCTTTATGCAGTTGTCCTCCCACTCTTGTTTAAAGATGATCATCCCTGCTCCATGGAAAATCATCCTGCACGTCTGCTTAATATCAAAGGGAAGCATGTCGTCCCCTCCAAAAACGCTGTCAATGAGTGTGGAAACCATGGCAGAATTAATTCCCTTGTCTGCAATCGCTTTAATAATTGCCTGCACGTCTTTTGGATTTACTGGGGAATAGGTCCTTTGGTTTCTGTCTGCCCCCCCCCACACAGAACGGGAACATCTGTGTGGCAGACGGAGCCCACTCTGCACacgctatttttattttccaccaGTCTGTAAGTGGGGTTCGGTCTTTCTCTGATAACCTCTTCACCCACGCGGGAGCGCTGTGACTAGTGACCTTACATGCCGCTGCTCTCTTTCTATTAAAACTAGAATCCGAGTTGGAACTCCCCCATCCCCTCTCGAGCTCAGAGCCCGAGTCCGAGTCCGAGCAGGAAATCGACTGGCTGGACACttacagcctgctctgctgtttCCTCGGACTCCGACCGTGCCCCTTCCTGCGGGGGAGGTCCATGTCCCATGAGGACCTAATTGGAACTGAGCGCTCTGATTGATCTTACGCTCCTCCGTGGGGGCCGCCCCTTCTTCCCGGTCGCCCGCGCATGCGTTGTTAAGCGAGCCATTGGCATTTCTACTCCCCACTACTCCCCGCCTCCTCCTTTCCACGCTGCGCACGCAGTTCGGCGCCATTTTCCAACGCACACGCTGGGGAAGCGTTTTTATCGATCCCTGAGGAGTCCGACAATCCGGCCGCATCCCGCGCCTCCTCTGCGAGCCCCTGCCAAAACGCCCACGCGTGTTCCCCCCCCTCTGATGGTAAGTCGGTCTGCTCGGGCGAATCCGGCGTTCGCGGTTCCGCGCGCTCGACCGGGTCAAAGTTCTCCGCGGTCTGTGTCGCCGCACCCACCCCCAACTGCGGCATGGCTAATAAGTAAGTTCGCGCGGCTTTCCAGGTTTCTTGCTCTTGTCGAGCTTTTTGCAGAGCCTGGATAACTCTGCCCCAcgattttagggctttccctgagCCTGAGGATATAATTTCCTCGGCTAGGGCTTTTGTACAATTATCCCACACCCCCAAATGGAGGACATCCACTGGGCTTTCTATAGCCCCAAGCTTAATCAGTCTCGTCAATGCAAGACTTAAATCCTTAAGCTTACACTCCATACCCCATTGTGCATGCATCTGAGTTACGACCTTCGCTATGGCCTCCATGGTCCGCGCCGGTCCGGGGGCGTCACCCCCGCTGCAGACGGTCCCGCCGCTGCAGCCGCCGTCCTCTGTCCAGGCGAATTCCCGTTCCCCGAGCTTCTTCCCGGGTGTCGGCACCagttgttgccttctgatataaGGCAAGGCGACCTGGTTTCGAggaacagcacggcgacccaaactcaccagggtcgctcgggccagAGAAGCACGCAGATACCAATGTGGCAGacggtcaaaggcctttattatctcatctcatggggttttatagtctaaggggtcTCTCTACGTCAGAGGGGTCTGCagtaccatctatggttagtaaggagtggaaagttaccAGGAGTGGAAAGTTATTAGCATTACTATCGTtaggggggctgcattcctagTTACATTCCTAGGGTGACCTCTTACCTTAAGGGATTAGGGGAAAAGGAGTCCTACTGCTTTCCGTCACATCGCGTGATCTTCCGATCGCCTGTCCCTATCTACCACagttgattctgtgattctgtgctatTATTTAAAGTCATTTGGCTTAACTTGTGTTCCCTctttcccaagggacaaatccCTTTGGCATTGCTTCAAAAACTCAGCAAGAGCCAGAATGTTTAGAAAAGTCACCAAATTCACTGTAAATCAAGTGGATGCATACAAAGAATTGGATCCTGTTGAGAGCATTGCAGACAATGAGCACTTCAGGCCTCTCTGCctactgattaaaaaaaaaaaatcaaaccgcATATTCCACCCAGCTCCCTACTACCAGAAAACAGGCTTCATACTGCTTGATgttctgctgcctggagaagatggTACAAGCACAGGTAAAACCCAAATTTATCAATATGAATTTATCAAAtatcacagaaattatttttgaactGTTTGTGGCTGAACTCTACCAAGTTCCAGCTTTCTTCTGTGTGTGATATACTGACAGTGTTGAGTCTGTAATCCTGCTTAAGATAATGCATGGAATTGTTTCAGAGTCCCTCCATCAAGATTCCAAGCAATTCACTCTCACAAAAGTCACAGCTGATGAAGTTGATGGAGGTCTCAGCATTTCACTTGATCCTGCAAGTGTAGAGCTGAAAGGAGGTGCCTCCTTGTCCAATGGGTTTTCTGTCAAGATATAGAAGAAGAGCATATCACAgcatgtcctggggtgacgttatgatgcttgtatatccccattcatctgttctgtgcctttaagaccggcactgaagagtggaagttttgtttggctttCTCTTATCaagacacagagacaagcagtagacagagctggtttttttttacttccagctttgggtttgctgcttttgcttgctgcttttgcttgctctctttttctgctcttgcttctgctctgctttctgcctctgcttattagctagttctagctaaacagtccacattgcttcctggactgtttctcctctcctgttcctgtgaccatctcgaacctgctccggactgggacccgggaacaccaagggttcggctgcagcggctggcccagcgccggagggactgagaacagagcaaccacccccgaaagagactttctgattttgccatctttctcagagcggtgtcatcgggtattgttcattttgtgtgctggggggtgcggggccagtcaaataaacaggttctttccaccgctctccgaggaattttttcccgaaccggttggggggaggggccgtgtgggtttcgctttctggaggggccctcctttgcagattctttaacaaatttgccctaaaccagtacacaGCAATACCTGGAGGCACTGACAAGAGAAAGGTAAGGAATGACAAAGGGAGCACACACGCTCCAGTCATCTCCCTCCAGCCTATGCCATGTTAAGAACGGTTTTTCAATAGCCAAAAACCAAAATCCAGGCTATGGAAAACCAACACATCCCCCCTGTTGTGTCAGCTGCACCTggtgctccaaacccttcccatccttttcctcttttaggAAAATCAACATGGATCACTCCTTCATCCGTCAGCTCCAGAGAACTGGCATCAGGCTGTACGTGGTCACTGAAACCCTCGAGGCCTCAGAGGAGGCCGTGTACGAGGAATCCACCAAGGCAGACGGGGGCTTCAAGGCCAAATTTTATGCTTCATTCTGTGCAAAGGTTTGGCTTCTCCCTCCTTGCTTCCCAACACCTGCACCCAGCTGTTCTAACTGGTTGATTTCCTTCACCAGGGCACCAGAGAGAACAACCAAGCTATAGTGATACCCAAGGGCTGCACGCTGGCCTTCAGGACCATCCCGCTACGCATTAGAGATGGAGCATGGGGTAAGCAACTTGCAGAAATGACCAGTTTCTCCCTTCTAGAAAAGGTGCACAAGAGGAAGAACATTTTATGAAGAATCACCTGGCCCCAGATACATCCTAGACTTGTTTGTAAGGAGAGGGAGGCAGTGTGATGGACAGAAGTCACCTGAGGGCAGCCAGACAGCCCATGCAAGGTCAAAGAGCCACACAAGAAAGATCTTGTTTGGGCAGGGGTCAgtaaaaaatggaaagaaggaAGTGTCTGATCTACTTTTGAGGAGCTGCAAAGCTCCTGGTGATAAATGGCACAGAGAAGAGAGTTTGGGTCTGAAATTTTCTGCTTGGAAGAAAAGAGCCAGGGAGAAAAGAGGGTGGGTGAACCACCACTGGGAAGGCTGGTCTAGAAAACCATAAATGTCCTTTTTATCCTGCTACAGATCTGGTATATTTCCAAGACGAAGATGAAGATCATGTAGTTGAGGACAGGCAAGGTTATGCGGATGATGGTAAGGAATGTATTTTAATGCTTTCACATGCACAACATTTGGCTGCTTTGGGTAAGATGGAATCTGCCAGCATAAAACAAACCACCAGGAGAGATGGATTTTCATCTTCCCTGAGATACCACAACTGCCCAAATTCCATATTGCTTCAGAAACACTCAGAGAAGTGTTTCAAACCCAGGTTTAGAGCTGCCTGTCCACTCCTAGAACTCAAGTGACAGATTTGGACTCATTCTAGTTTGTACATCCCTCGGCAGAAAAATTAGAAGAAGTGAGGACAGAAGTTAAAAAGTCCTGCCGAATTTTCTCTAAGTTGTCTCCTGACCTGCTGCTCATCATCTTAAACACCATCAAAGCTGTGATGACAGATGAAAACCTCCTTCAAGAGCTCAGCCAGAAAGTAAGTGAAGATTTTACTGACACAATTTATAAACACAGACACATCCAcaccactcctcctgtcccacaAGTCACCTGCCCTGGGCCACAACTGCCCATCCAAAATTCCCTctctcagcacagctccctgctcaggacaagcagcagcctctgccctctAATCCTgacattttatttccttgttcCCCACAGATGGAAGAAGTTCTTGAGGAAAATGATGGTTATGAGCTGAAAACCGAGAGCCCAGACTTAAAAGAACTGTTCAGCACCTTGCAGCAATCCCCAAGACATCGTCTCCTTCAGCTGGCAGAAGGAATCACCTACGTCCTTGATGCTTTGCAGGGTGAGGCTTTGGGGCTTCAGGAGGGAAATCAAGACAGGGATGACTCCCACTCCTGCCATTCTCTCATTCCTTCCTCTCatactcctcctcctcttcaagGGGAATCAACATCAAAGTGCCatggaggggagaggagagaaacCCCCTCTGCATccagccagggctccctgctccctcaaAGTCTGGCCACAGCTTCCTCCCAAGGGCCAGCCcacatctctgctctgctcaccaGCAACACGACCCAGGCCAATGGCTGCAGCTGTGTCTGGGACAGctgggttggattttgggaaaggttCCTATCCCTGAGGGGGCTCAGGCACTGAACAGACTCCCCAGGCAATGctcacagccccaaggctgacacagctccagcagggcttggacaacactctcagcACAGGGTGGGactgttggggtgtctgtgcagggacaggagttgCACATCAGTTATCCTTCTGGGTGCCTTCCAACTCCATAATCCACATGGGATATTGTGGGTAACATCCAGATCACTCTCACAGGGAGCCTGCACAAGTAATTTCTATTAAAACACTCAAAGAACCTTTGACCAAACAAACATTTCCTACAAGAAATGATCACCCTTCCCATCCTCTTCACTCTTTCCCATCCTGCTCACCAGTCCAGCCCACCACTAAGCTTGGTGCAATATTTCAGATACAAACCCAGT
Protein-coding sequences here:
- the LOC141731446 gene encoding gasdermin-A3-like, with product MDHSFIRQLQRTGIRLYVVTETLEASEEAVYEESTKADGGFKAKFYASFCAKGTRENNQAIVIPKGCTLAFRTIPLRIRDGAWDLVYFQDEDEDHVVEDRQGYADDEKLEEVRTEVKKSCRIFSKLSPDLLLIILNTIKAVMTDENLLQELSQKMEEVLEENDGYELKTESPDLKELFSTLQQSPRHRLLQLAEGITYVLDALQELMEHQLLLLLESLERKIVSQQLKLVENLLKHDLEYEMEPFSVKARLLSFQHEEDQKLTIALMELSGVHLQEDGSAFPRDQPFESVAALFAALYALKLLSGSK
- the LOC141731445 gene encoding gasdermin-A3-like; this encodes MDHSFIRQLQRTGIRLYVVTETLEASEEAVYEESTKADGGFKAKFYASFCAKGTRENNQAIVIPKGCTLAFRTIPLRIRDGAWDLVYFQDEDEDHVVEDRQGYADDEKLEEVRTEVKKSCRIFSKLSPDLLLIILNTIKAVMTDENLLQELSQKMEEVLEENDGYELKTESPDLKELFSTLQQSPRHRLLQLAEGITYVLDALQELMEHQLLLLLESLERKIVSQQLKLVENLLKHDLEYEMEPFSVKARLLSFQHEEDQKLTIALMELSGVHLQEDGSAFPRDQPFESVAALFVALYALKLLSGSK